A DNA window from Engystomops pustulosus chromosome 6, aEngPut4.maternal, whole genome shotgun sequence contains the following coding sequences:
- the LOC140134777 gene encoding chymotrypsin-like elastase family member 3B — protein sequence MLSLLVTVLLAAGATHGCGVPTYRPLSRVVNGIDAAPHSWPWMASLQYKYSGGYVHNCGGSLITPQWVLTAAHCIHYEHTYRIVLGEHDRSVEEGTEQYFPINNKDIFVHPNWNEFCLTCGYDIALIKLPQAAELNDVVQLGCLPARERLVYGGQECYGPGWGLLYNNGPQALILQQAMLPFVDHAQCSQPDWWGKTVDESLICAGGYGQDSCSSDSGGPLNCQDASGRWYIDGIVSFGTAICNTLKKPTIFTRVSLFHDWMDEIITNN from the exons ATGTTGAGTCTTCTGGTAACTGTGCTGCTGGCTGCCGGAG CCACCCATGGCTGTGGGGTGCCCACCTACCGGCCCCTCTCTCGAGTTGTAAATGGAATTGATGCAGCTCCGCACAGCTGGCCCTGGATG GCATCTCTGCAATATAAGTACTCGGGTGGCTACGTCCATAACTGTGGTGGCAGCCTTATCACCCCGCAGTGGGTCCTGACTGCCGCTCATTGCATCCA CTATGAACACACCTATCGCATAGTTCTGGGGGAACACGACCGCAGCGTGGAGGAAGGCACTGAGCAATACTTCCCCATTAATAATAAAGACATCTTTGTCCACCCCAACTGGAACGAATTCTGCCTGACGTGTGG TTATGATATTGCACTGATCAAATTGCCACAAGCAGCAGAACTGAATGACGTGGTCCAGTTGGGCTGCCTGCCGGCCCGAGAACGACTTGTCTATGGGGGCCAGGAGTGTTATGGACCTGGCTGGGGACTCCTTTACA ATAATGGCCCTCAGGCCTTGATCCTACAACAAGCAATGCTGCCCTTCGTGGACCACGCTCAGTGTTCCCAGCCCGATTGGTGGGGCAAGACCGTGGACGAGTCTCTGATCTGTGCCGGAGGATATGGTCAGGACAGCTGCAGT AGCGACTCCGGGGGACCCCTGAACTGTCAGGATGCAAGCGGCCGCTGGTACATTGATGGGATCGTCAGTTTTGGGACTGCTATATGCAATACCCTAAAGAAACCCACCATATTCACCCGTGTTTCTCTTTTCCATGACTGGATGGACGAG ATAATCACCAACAACTGA